In the Acidovorax sp. A79 genome, one interval contains:
- a CDS encoding nuclear transport factor 2 family protein yields MSQQPLQSIWDTYTASWKTDSAADRTALFTQSLDPACTYNDPLATAQGWTQLTAYMDDFHRQVPGGHFVTHYFASHNQQSIAKWNMVDGSGQVIGEGVSYGRYNDQNRLVAMTGFFETP; encoded by the coding sequence ATGAGCCAACAACCCCTTCAATCCATCTGGGACACCTACACCGCGTCGTGGAAGACCGATTCGGCCGCGGACCGCACAGCCCTTTTTACCCAGTCCCTCGACCCCGCCTGTACCTACAACGACCCGCTGGCCACCGCCCAGGGCTGGACCCAGCTGACCGCCTACATGGACGACTTCCACCGCCAGGTGCCCGGCGGGCATTTCGTGACCCACTATTTCGCCAGCCACAACCAGCAGAGCATCGCCAAATGGAACATGGTGGATGGCAGCGGACAGGTGATCGGGGAAGGCGTGAGCTACGGCCGGTACAACGACCAGAACCGGCTCGTGGCCATGACCGGCTTCTTTGAAACCCCGTGA
- a CDS encoding helix-turn-helix domain-containing protein: MLYLRQIQEGIDFIEAHLESDIQLSEVARAAGMSQWHFQRIFKALTNETLKTYIRSRRFSRALEQLTSTRLSVLDIALASGYETQESFTRAFRDCFRLTPSQYRKMGNRSLFVRKIRFDESYLAHIHHNISLAPDIKEQPAMQLVGLPTDYYGIDSEKNNLGQKLPPLWAKFLPRLGEIANTVPGVCYGVVAPAGPHTEALRYLACIEVKGPGALPPGMVAMEIPASTYARFTHRGPAQNVDATVNYIYSSWLLSAGPSHTLGPDLEIYGAQYHPTSGDSVMHYAIPIARPAP; the protein is encoded by the coding sequence GTGCTTTATCTGCGGCAAATCCAGGAGGGCATCGATTTCATCGAAGCCCATCTCGAATCCGACATCCAGCTTTCCGAGGTGGCGCGGGCCGCGGGGATGAGCCAGTGGCACTTCCAGCGGATCTTCAAGGCGCTGACCAACGAAACCCTGAAGACCTACATCCGCTCGCGCCGGTTCTCGCGGGCGCTGGAGCAGTTGACCAGCACGCGGCTGAGCGTGCTCGACATCGCACTGGCGTCCGGGTACGAGACGCAGGAAAGCTTCACGCGCGCGTTTCGGGATTGCTTTCGGCTCACGCCGTCGCAGTACCGCAAGATGGGCAACCGCTCGCTGTTCGTGCGCAAGATCCGGTTTGACGAAAGCTACCTCGCGCACATTCACCACAACATCTCCCTGGCACCCGACATAAAGGAGCAGCCCGCCATGCAGCTGGTCGGGCTGCCCACGGACTACTACGGCATCGATTCCGAAAAGAACAACCTGGGCCAGAAGCTGCCGCCCCTGTGGGCGAAATTCCTGCCCCGGCTGGGCGAGATTGCGAACACCGTGCCCGGGGTCTGCTATGGCGTCGTGGCACCGGCGGGGCCCCACACGGAAGCGCTGCGCTACCTGGCCTGCATCGAGGTGAAGGGCCCCGGCGCCTTGCCACCGGGCATGGTGGCCATGGAAATCCCCGCATCGACCTATGCGCGCTTCACCCACCGGGGCCCTGCGCAGAATGTCGATGCGACGGTGAACTACATCTACTCCAGCTGGCTGCTGTCGGCGGGCCCATCGCACACCCTGGGGCCGGATCTGGAAATCTACGGTGCCCAGTACCACCCGACGTCCGGCGACTCGGTGATGCACTACGCGATCCCGATTGCCCGCCCCGCGCCCTGA
- a CDS encoding cytosine permease, whose product MSSSPAAPATNEALAPVSPDRRVFQWHDHASLWFSLGVGLLVMQVGAYLMPALGTQEALIAIVCGSIVGAGLLGWVAKLGCDSGLASAGLMHAVYGSTFASLPIGLNIVQLVGWGTFELVVMRDATVAIGQQSGTMAGAHWPVLATLLWGGVVMLLISGSMVQLVRKVIARVALPLVVLSLLWLSWQFLSLAQAQGFEALWTRKGEGGMGVLPALDLVIAMPISWLPLVADYARHGKNGGSALRGTWLGYALANMWCYTLGVLVALTLPSKDLVQALLLAQGGLIALSLILIDEVDNAYGDTYSGAVSAHSLLPRWGVRKWGLAMAVVCTGLALVLPMHSLEPFLLLLSSVFVPLFGVILGRLAFGANATALLAAARRVNAAPVAIWLVGIAVYHLAPQVVPGAGSALPALAFSFVLAWATGPRVR is encoded by the coding sequence ATGTCCTCATCCCCCGCCGCGCCCGCCACCAACGAAGCGCTGGCCCCCGTCTCCCCCGACCGCCGCGTCTTCCAATGGCACGACCACGCCTCGCTCTGGTTCAGCCTGGGCGTGGGCCTGCTGGTCATGCAGGTGGGCGCCTACCTGATGCCCGCGCTGGGCACGCAAGAGGCGCTGATCGCCATCGTCTGCGGCTCCATCGTGGGCGCGGGCCTGCTGGGCTGGGTGGCCAAGCTGGGCTGCGACAGCGGCCTGGCCAGCGCCGGGCTGATGCATGCCGTCTATGGCAGCACGTTCGCCAGCCTGCCGATCGGCCTGAACATCGTGCAACTGGTCGGCTGGGGCACGTTCGAGCTGGTGGTGATGCGCGACGCTACGGTGGCCATCGGCCAGCAGTCCGGCACCATGGCTGGCGCGCATTGGCCCGTGCTGGCCACGCTGCTGTGGGGCGGCGTGGTGATGCTGCTCATCAGCGGATCGATGGTGCAGCTGGTGCGCAAGGTGATCGCGCGCGTGGCGCTGCCGCTGGTGGTGCTGTCGCTGCTGTGGCTGTCGTGGCAGTTCCTGTCGCTGGCGCAGGCCCAGGGTTTTGAAGCGCTGTGGACGCGCAAGGGCGAAGGCGGCATGGGCGTGCTGCCCGCGCTGGACCTGGTGATCGCGATGCCCATCTCGTGGCTGCCGCTGGTGGCCGACTATGCGCGCCACGGCAAGAACGGCGGCTCCGCATTGCGCGGCACCTGGCTGGGCTATGCGCTGGCCAACATGTGGTGCTACACGCTCGGTGTGCTGGTGGCGTTGACCTTGCCGAGCAAGGACCTGGTGCAGGCCCTGCTGCTGGCCCAGGGCGGGCTGATCGCGCTGTCGCTGATCCTGATCGACGAGGTGGACAACGCCTATGGCGACACGTATTCGGGCGCGGTGTCGGCACACAGCCTGCTGCCGCGCTGGGGCGTACGCAAGTGGGGCCTGGCCATGGCTGTGGTGTGTACCGGCCTCGCGCTGGTGCTGCCCATGCACAGCCTGGAGCCATTTTTGCTGCTGCTCAGCTCGGTGTTCGTGCCGCTGTTCGGCGTGATCCTGGGGCGGCTGGCCTTTGGCGCCAACGCAACCGCGCTGCTCGCTGCGGCACGCCGGGTGAACGCGGCCCCGGTGGCGATCTGGCTGGTGGGGATTGCCGTCTACCACCTGGCTCCGCAGGTGGTACCGGGCGCGGGCTCGGCGCTGCCGGCGCTGGCGTTCAGTTTTGTGCTGGCCTGGGCCACAGGGCCACGGGTGCGTTGA
- the thiD gene encoding bifunctional hydroxymethylpyrimidine kinase/phosphomethylpyrimidine kinase translates to MTSLIPPTSAARRYVRVLSIAGSDSGGGAGIQADLKTFSALGCYGMTAITAITAQNTCGVTGIHGIPPEMLKAQIDAVVQDIGVDAVKIGMLHSPEVVRVVADAIRTYQLPHVVLDPVMVATSGDRLIAAETVNVLVQELFPLAEVITPNLDEAGWLLGRTIEGVDALAAAVDGLLALGAPAALLKGGHLPGDWVVDVLATRGGVRQRLESARIATPNGHGTGCTLSSAIAAHLARGLPLQQAVERARAYILGAIAAGADVTTGRGHGPLNHGHAPVAQLVL, encoded by the coding sequence ATGACTTCATTGATTCCCCCGACCTCCGCAGCACGCCGCTATGTGCGCGTGCTTTCCATCGCCGGTTCCGACAGCGGCGGCGGGGCGGGCATCCAGGCCGACCTCAAGACCTTCAGCGCCCTGGGCTGCTACGGCATGACGGCCATCACCGCCATCACGGCCCAGAACACCTGCGGCGTCACGGGCATCCACGGCATTCCGCCCGAGATGCTCAAGGCCCAGATCGATGCCGTGGTGCAGGACATCGGCGTGGACGCGGTCAAGATCGGCATGTTGCATTCGCCCGAAGTGGTGCGCGTGGTGGCCGATGCCATCCGCACCTACCAGCTGCCGCACGTGGTGCTCGACCCGGTGATGGTGGCCACCAGCGGCGACCGGCTCATCGCCGCGGAAACCGTGAACGTGCTGGTGCAGGAGCTGTTTCCGCTGGCCGAGGTGATCACCCCCAACCTGGACGAGGCCGGCTGGCTGCTGGGGCGCACGATCGAGGGCGTGGATGCGCTGGCAGCTGCGGTGGACGGGCTGCTGGCCCTGGGCGCCCCGGCGGCGCTGCTCAAGGGCGGCCACCTGCCCGGAGACTGGGTGGTGGATGTCCTGGCCACACGCGGCGGCGTGCGGCAGCGGCTGGAGTCCGCACGCATTGCCACGCCCAACGGGCACGGCACGGGCTGCACCCTGTCATCGGCCATCGCGGCACACCTGGCGCGGGGCCTGCCCTTGCAGCAGGCGGTGGAGCGCGCGCGTGCCTACATTCTGGGCGCCATCGCCGCAGGGGCCGATGTGACCACCGGCCGTGGCCATGGCCCGCTCAACCACGGCCATGCGCCCGTGGCGCAGCTGGTGCTTTAA
- a CDS encoding FAD-dependent oxidoreductase has protein sequence MPLQPSSFAILGAGLMGRLLAVELARQGHRVDIYDAGSPAAEHSAATVAAAMLAPLAESAITEPGVVRMGHHALTRWPQLLAALAEPVFFQQAGTLIVWHRQDAAEAQRLTRQLEANQHTVPELPALQKLDGAALAQAEPTLAQRFAQGLYLPGEGQLDNRQLLAALVVEMQRLSVRAHWHAPRSPEAFAPGAPGQPDWVLDCRGLGARAQWPALRGVRGEVVRIHAPDVTLQRPTRLVHPRYPIYIAPKQDHLFVIGATEIESDDLSPASVRSTLELLSAAYAVHPGFAEGRILELATQCRPTLPDNLPAIRQPRRGVLEINGLYRHGFMIAPAMLDVTLEVLNAGQSQLSQRFDLALDLKPASQSSAAAAFA, from the coding sequence ATGCCACTTCAACCCTCTTCTTTTGCCATTCTGGGCGCGGGCCTCATGGGCCGATTGCTGGCGGTGGAGCTGGCCCGCCAGGGGCACCGTGTGGACATCTATGACGCGGGCAGCCCGGCCGCCGAGCATTCGGCCGCGACCGTGGCCGCCGCCATGCTGGCGCCGCTGGCCGAATCGGCCATCACCGAGCCCGGCGTGGTGCGCATGGGCCACCATGCCCTCACCCGCTGGCCGCAGCTGCTGGCGGCGCTGGCCGAGCCCGTGTTCTTCCAGCAGGCCGGCACGCTCATCGTGTGGCACCGGCAGGACGCGGCCGAAGCCCAGCGGCTCACGCGCCAGCTGGAGGCCAACCAGCACACGGTGCCCGAGCTGCCCGCGCTGCAAAAGCTCGACGGCGCCGCGCTGGCCCAGGCGGAGCCCACGCTGGCGCAGCGCTTTGCGCAGGGGCTGTACCTGCCCGGTGAAGGCCAGCTCGACAACCGGCAGCTGCTGGCAGCCCTGGTGGTGGAAATGCAGCGGCTGTCCGTGCGCGCGCACTGGCACGCGCCCCGGTCGCCCGAGGCCTTTGCGCCCGGCGCCCCCGGCCAGCCCGACTGGGTGCTGGACTGCCGCGGCCTCGGTGCCAGGGCCCAATGGCCCGCGTTGCGGGGTGTGCGGGGCGAGGTGGTGCGCATCCACGCACCGGATGTCACGCTGCAGCGCCCCACGCGGCTGGTGCACCCGCGCTACCCGATCTACATCGCGCCCAAACAAGACCATCTGTTCGTGATCGGCGCGACCGAGATCGAATCGGACGACCTCTCGCCCGCCAGCGTGCGATCGACGCTGGAGCTGCTCTCCGCCGCCTACGCCGTGCACCCCGGCTTCGCGGAAGGCCGCATCCTGGAGCTGGCCACGCAGTGCCGCCCCACGCTGCCCGACAACCTGCCCGCCATCCGCCAGCCGCGCCGGGGCGTGCTGGAGATCAATGGACTGTACCGCCACGGCTTCATGATCGCGCCGGCGATGCTGGATGTGACGCTGGAAGTGCTGAACGCGGGACAATCGCAGCTTTCGCAACGTTTTGACCTCGCGCTGGACCTGAAACCCGCCTCCCAGTCCAGCGCGGCCGCTGCCTTCGCATGA
- the thiS gene encoding sulfur carrier protein ThiS, with the protein MNISINQIPHELPEGATVADAVAAIAARPPFAVAVNTHFVPNTRYAAQALQPGDRVEIISPVTGG; encoded by the coding sequence ATGAACATCTCCATCAACCAGATCCCGCATGAACTGCCCGAAGGGGCCACCGTGGCCGATGCCGTGGCCGCCATCGCGGCACGCCCTCCGTTTGCGGTGGCCGTGAACACCCACTTTGTGCCCAACACCCGCTACGCCGCGCAGGCCCTGCAGCCCGGCGACCGCGTGGAAATCATCTCGCCCGTGACGGGGGGCTGA
- a CDS encoding thiazole synthase, which produces MTTSTLQDPLVLYGQQFASRLLLGTSRYPSPAVLEAAVLRAQPAMVTASLRRQGSNPAESGSSFWELLRKLNVPVLPNTAGCHSAQEAITTAQMAREVFNTPWIKLELIGDDYTLQPDTLNLVGVAEHLIKEGFQVLPYCTEDLVLCQRLVDVGCQAVMPWAAPIGTGRGPVNPYALQTLRERLDVPMLVDAGLGLPSHACQVMEWGYDGVLLNTAVALAQDPVAMAGAFADAVNAGRAARKAGAMAAQEAAQPSTPVLGTPFWHHEQHA; this is translated from the coding sequence ATGACCACCTCGACGCTCCAAGACCCCCTGGTGCTGTACGGCCAGCAGTTCGCCAGCCGCCTGCTGCTGGGCACCTCGCGCTACCCATCCCCTGCGGTGCTCGAAGCCGCCGTGCTGCGCGCGCAGCCCGCCATGGTCACCGCGTCATTGCGCCGCCAGGGCAGCAACCCGGCCGAAAGCGGCAGCAGCTTCTGGGAGCTGCTGCGCAAGCTCAACGTGCCCGTGCTGCCCAACACCGCCGGCTGCCACAGCGCGCAAGAGGCCATCACCACCGCGCAGATGGCGCGCGAGGTGTTCAACACGCCGTGGATCAAGCTGGAGCTGATCGGCGACGACTACACGCTGCAGCCCGACACGCTGAACCTGGTGGGCGTGGCGGAACACCTCATCAAGGAAGGTTTTCAGGTGCTGCCGTACTGCACGGAAGACCTGGTGCTGTGCCAGCGGCTCGTCGATGTGGGCTGCCAGGCCGTCATGCCCTGGGCAGCGCCCATCGGCACCGGGCGTGGCCCCGTGAACCCCTATGCACTGCAGACGCTGCGCGAGCGCCTGGACGTGCCCATGCTCGTGGATGCGGGCCTGGGCCTGCCGTCGCATGCCTGCCAGGTGATGGAATGGGGCTATGACGGCGTGCTGCTGAACACCGCCGTGGCCCTGGCGCAGGACCCGGTGGCCATGGCGGGCGCGTTCGCCGACGCCGTGAATGCCGGGCGTGCCGCGCGCAAGGCCGGTGCCATGGCGGCGCAGGAGGCCGCCCAGCCCAGCACCCCCGTGCTCGGCACCCCCTTCTGGCACCATGAACAACATGCGTGA
- the thiE gene encoding thiamine phosphate synthase translates to MRDDTSAMVQALLAHHAPTFAGFGAEPVPEPTRQEPAYLAALQACSTLGFIAHDAECLAQAWMAQSLRTGAFQPAQWPDEPQDFGLVPRPRADAFAPCPERLGLYAVLPDAGWVGRMARAGVPTVQLRFKSADEHAIAQEVHAAVQAVEGTGALLFINDHWRVAIQAGAYGIHLGQEDLDALAPDELRALRASGLRLGVSTHGYAEMVRADAVGPSYIAMGAVFPTTLKKMATAPQGVGRLGAYARLLRHYPQVAIGGIGAEQFAQVRATGVGSIAVVRAIVNASDPEATAAQLMRGMVE, encoded by the coding sequence ATGCGTGACGACACCAGCGCCATGGTGCAGGCCCTTCTTGCGCACCACGCCCCCACCTTCGCGGGCTTTGGCGCCGAGCCTGTCCCGGAGCCCACGCGGCAGGAACCCGCCTACCTGGCAGCCCTGCAGGCCTGCAGCACGCTGGGCTTCATTGCCCACGACGCGGAATGCCTGGCCCAGGCCTGGATGGCGCAGAGCCTGCGCACGGGCGCCTTCCAGCCAGCCCAGTGGCCCGACGAGCCACAGGACTTTGGCCTGGTGCCCCGGCCGCGCGCCGATGCGTTCGCCCCCTGCCCGGAAAGGCTGGGCCTGTACGCCGTGCTGCCGGATGCCGGCTGGGTGGGCCGCATGGCCCGCGCGGGCGTGCCCACGGTGCAGCTGCGCTTCAAATCCGCCGACGAGCACGCGATTGCGCAGGAGGTCCACGCCGCCGTGCAGGCGGTCGAGGGCACGGGCGCCCTGCTGTTCATCAATGACCATTGGCGCGTGGCCATCCAGGCGGGCGCCTACGGCATCCACCTGGGCCAGGAAGACCTGGATGCACTGGCCCCCGACGAGCTTCGGGCGCTGCGCGCTTCGGGCCTGCGCCTGGGGGTCAGCACCCATGGCTACGCGGAAATGGTGCGCGCAGATGCCGTGGGGCCCAGCTACATTGCCATGGGTGCCGTGTTTCCCACCACCCTCAAGAAGATGGCCACCGCGCCACAGGGCGTGGGCCGGCTGGGTGCCTATGCGCGCCTGCTGCGCCACTACCCCCAGGTGGCCATTGGCGGCATCGGGGCGGAGCAGTTTGCCCAGGTGCGCGCCACGGGCGTGGGGTCCATCGCCGTCGTGCGGGCCATCGTCAATGCCTCCGACCCCGAAGCCACGGCCGCGCAGCTCATGCGCGGGATGGTGGAGTAA
- a CDS encoding 3-hydroxyacyl-CoA dehydrogenase gives MKIQFPNIAIVGTGAMGRGIAQIAAQAGSQVFLLDATPGAAQAAQAALQDQWSKLVAKGRIDADQATALAARLHPVQAVADLAACDLVIEAIVERLDVKQKLFAELESVVRSDAVLATNTSSLSVTAIGAALQRPQRLAGFHFFNPVPLMKVVEVIAGLKTDPAICTALAAYAKEMGHTPVQAQDTPGFIVNHAGRGFGTEALRIVGEGVADFATIDRILRDQVGFKLGPFELMDLTALDVSHPVMESIYRQYYDEPRFRPSVITAQRLAGGVVGKKVGEGFYRYVEGVAQIPAEAPPPVVTDLPPVWVSPRAARRAELYQLLKDLGATIETGPSPSPQAITLVAPLGFDVTTVAVVERLDPARTIGIDMLIDDAATRRRVLATNPATRVDIRNAAHALFARDGKAVSVIRDSGGFVTQRVVATIVNIASDICQQGICSPKDLETAVTLGLGYPLGPLAMGDRWGPTNILEVLFNMQTVYGDTRYRPSPWLRRRGAIGLSLTHVEE, from the coding sequence ATGAAAATTCAGTTTCCCAACATCGCAATCGTGGGCACCGGCGCCATGGGTCGGGGCATTGCACAGATCGCCGCGCAGGCCGGCAGCCAGGTTTTTCTGCTCGACGCAACCCCAGGCGCCGCCCAGGCCGCCCAGGCTGCGCTCCAAGACCAATGGAGCAAGCTGGTCGCCAAAGGGCGCATTGATGCCGATCAAGCCACGGCCCTCGCTGCGCGGCTGCACCCGGTGCAGGCAGTGGCCGATCTGGCCGCGTGTGACCTGGTGATCGAAGCCATCGTCGAGCGGCTGGATGTGAAGCAGAAGCTGTTTGCCGAACTGGAGTCCGTGGTGCGCAGCGATGCCGTGCTGGCCACCAACACCTCGTCCCTGTCCGTGACCGCGATTGGGGCGGCGCTCCAGCGCCCGCAGCGGCTGGCGGGTTTTCACTTCTTCAATCCGGTGCCGTTGATGAAGGTTGTCGAGGTCATCGCGGGCCTCAAGACCGACCCCGCGATTTGCACCGCCCTGGCGGCCTATGCCAAAGAGATGGGCCACACCCCCGTTCAGGCGCAGGACACCCCGGGTTTCATCGTGAACCACGCGGGGCGCGGCTTCGGCACGGAGGCCCTGCGCATCGTGGGCGAAGGCGTGGCCGACTTCGCCACCATCGACCGCATCCTGCGCGACCAGGTGGGTTTCAAGCTCGGCCCGTTCGAGCTCATGGACCTCACCGCGCTGGACGTGTCGCACCCGGTGATGGAATCCATCTACCGCCAGTACTACGACGAGCCGCGTTTTCGCCCCAGCGTGATCACCGCGCAGCGCCTGGCCGGCGGCGTGGTGGGCAAGAAGGTGGGAGAAGGTTTTTACCGCTACGTGGAGGGCGTGGCGCAAATCCCCGCAGAGGCACCGCCCCCGGTGGTGACCGACCTTCCCCCGGTATGGGTGTCGCCCCGCGCGGCACGGCGCGCCGAGCTGTACCAGCTGCTGAAGGACCTGGGCGCCACCATCGAAACCGGCCCATCGCCCTCGCCCCAGGCCATCACGCTCGTCGCGCCGCTGGGCTTTGACGTGACCACCGTCGCCGTGGTCGAGCGCCTGGACCCGGCCCGCACCATCGGCATCGACATGCTGATCGACGATGCCGCCACCAGGCGCCGCGTGCTGGCGACCAACCCGGCCACGCGCGTGGACATCCGCAACGCGGCGCATGCGCTGTTCGCCCGCGACGGCAAGGCGGTGAGCGTGATCCGCGACAGCGGCGGCTTCGTCACGCAGCGCGTGGTGGCCACCATCGTGAACATCGCCAGCGACATCTGCCAGCAAGGCATCTGCTCCCCCAAGGACCTGGAAACCGCCGTCACGCTGGGCCTGGGCTATCCGCTGGGGCCTTTGGCCATGGGCGACCGCTGGGGTCCCACCAACATCCTGGAAGTGCTGTTCAACATGCAGACCGTCTATGGCGACACCCGCTACCGCCCCAGCCCCTGGCTGCGCCGGCGCGGCGCGATCGGCCTGAGCCTCACGCATGTGGAGGAATGA
- a CDS encoding oxepin-CoA hydrolase, alternative type, with protein MPAELQSTSQGQTLILTLRNPERRNAIDPAMYAAGVEALGVAESSPDIRSVVITGADGMFCSGGNLQRLLANRQQDPEVQAQSIEGLHNWIETIRTYPKPVIAAVEGAAAGAGFSLALACDFIVSARNAVFVMAYSNVALSPDGGASWSLVHALPRQVATEILMCGDRIGAERLHALGVVNRLAETGGALDAALALAEQLNARAPNALASIKELINEAPHASLTHHLGQERNHFVTNLHHANGGVGITAFLEKRVPRYE; from the coding sequence ATGCCCGCAGAACTCCAGAGCACCAGCCAGGGCCAGACCCTGATCCTGACCCTTCGCAATCCCGAACGGCGCAATGCCATCGACCCTGCGATGTACGCGGCGGGCGTGGAGGCGCTGGGCGTGGCCGAAAGCAGCCCCGACATCCGCAGCGTGGTCATCACGGGCGCGGACGGCATGTTCTGTTCGGGAGGCAACCTGCAGCGCCTGCTGGCCAACCGCCAGCAGGACCCGGAGGTGCAGGCCCAGAGCATCGAGGGGCTGCACAACTGGATCGAGACCATCCGCACCTATCCCAAGCCCGTGATCGCCGCGGTGGAGGGGGCCGCCGCCGGTGCCGGCTTCTCGCTGGCGCTGGCCTGCGACTTCATCGTGTCCGCGCGCAATGCCGTGTTCGTGATGGCCTACAGCAACGTGGCCCTGTCCCCGGACGGCGGCGCGAGCTGGAGCTTGGTGCATGCCCTGCCCCGCCAGGTGGCCACGGAGATCCTGATGTGTGGCGACCGCATTGGCGCCGAGCGCCTGCACGCGCTGGGCGTGGTCAACCGACTTGCCGAAACTGGGGGCGCACTCGATGCCGCGCTCGCCCTGGCCGAGCAACTCAATGCGCGTGCGCCGAATGCGCTGGCCAGCATCAAGGAGCTGATCAATGAAGCACCCCATGCAAGCCTCACCCACCACCTGGGCCAGGAGCGCAATCACTTCGTGACCAACCTGCACCATGCCAACGGCGGCGTGGGCATCACCGCGTTCCTTGAAAAGCGTGTGCCCCGCTACGAATAG
- a CDS encoding Crp/Fnr family transcriptional regulator produces the protein MDDPILTIEEREAINSGRWFSSLSPSLRHDILRCAYVKRFKDGGLIAARGDPPEEWIACARGAVRVSSTSISGKQITLTYVEPGIWFGDVAIFDGDRRTHDAYAHGDTTILCVAKADFRKILAAHTEFYEAMLRLHARRIRQLYGLVEDLNTLPLRARLAKQLVHLVRSYGIPSLSDGSEMRIGLQLAQEELAQLLGASRQRVNQELKAMEREDAIRIEPGGLVVRDRDALMRIAETDN, from the coding sequence ATGGACGACCCGATTCTTACTATCGAAGAACGTGAAGCGATCAACTCAGGTCGCTGGTTTTCTTCCCTCTCACCTTCACTACGCCACGACATCCTGCGATGTGCATACGTCAAACGCTTCAAGGACGGCGGCCTCATCGCCGCGCGCGGCGACCCGCCCGAGGAGTGGATTGCGTGCGCGCGCGGCGCGGTGCGGGTGAGCTCCACCTCCATCTCGGGCAAGCAGATCACGCTGACCTATGTGGAGCCGGGCATCTGGTTCGGCGACGTGGCGATCTTCGACGGGGATCGGCGCACGCACGATGCCTATGCGCACGGCGACACCACGATCCTGTGCGTGGCCAAGGCCGACTTCCGCAAGATCCTCGCGGCGCATACCGAGTTCTACGAAGCCATGCTGCGCCTGCATGCGCGGCGCATCCGCCAGCTCTACGGCCTGGTGGAAGACCTCAACACCCTGCCGCTGCGCGCGCGGCTGGCCAAGCAGCTCGTGCACCTGGTGCGCAGCTACGGCATTCCCAGCCTGTCGGACGGCAGCGAGATGCGCATCGGCCTGCAGCTGGCGCAGGAAGAACTGGCGCAGCTGCTGGGCGCATCGCGCCAGCGGGTGAACCAGGAGCTCAAGGCCATGGAGCGCGAGGACGCCATCCGCATCGAGCCGGGCGGCTTGGTGGTGCGCGATCGCGACGCCCTCATGCGCATTGCTGAAACCGACAACTGA
- a CDS encoding phosphotransferase, whose product MSNFDHFVGTRPVSDQHAFDIGALTAWLTQNMEGFAGPLTVEMFKGGQSNPTYKLITPGAHYVMRSKPGPVARLLPSAHAIEREFAVMSGLHGTDVPVPRMHVLCEDESVIGRAFYVMECMQGRVLWDQSLPGMSPAERGAIYDEMNRVISALHTVKFADRGLAGYGKPGNYFDRQIGRWSKQYVASITQPIPEMDKLMEWLPAHMPASARDEGHVSIVHGDYRLDNLMFHPTEPRVIAVLDWELSTLGHPLADFSYHCMSWHIPAAMGRGIAGQDLAALGIPGEDSYIRRYCERTGIATPEALRADWNFYLAYNMFRIAAILQGIAKRVEAGTASSAQAKASGDTARPMAELAWSFAQRG is encoded by the coding sequence ATGAGCAACTTTGACCATTTCGTTGGCACCCGTCCCGTCTCCGACCAGCACGCGTTCGACATCGGCGCGCTGACCGCCTGGCTCACGCAGAACATGGAAGGCTTTGCCGGCCCCCTGACGGTGGAGATGTTCAAGGGCGGGCAGTCCAACCCCACCTACAAGCTCATCACCCCCGGCGCCCACTACGTGATGCGCTCCAAGCCCGGCCCCGTGGCCAGGCTGCTGCCATCGGCCCACGCCATCGAGCGCGAATTCGCGGTGATGAGCGGCCTGCATGGCACCGACGTGCCCGTGCCCCGCATGCACGTGCTGTGCGAGGACGAGTCGGTCATCGGCCGCGCCTTCTACGTGATGGAGTGCATGCAGGGCCGCGTGCTGTGGGACCAGTCGCTGCCCGGCATGTCGCCCGCCGAGCGCGGCGCCATCTACGACGAGATGAACCGCGTGATCTCTGCGCTGCACACCGTGAAGTTCGCCGACCGGGGCCTGGCCGGCTATGGCAAGCCGGGCAACTATTTCGACCGCCAGATCGGCCGCTGGAGCAAGCAGTACGTGGCCTCCATCACCCAGCCCATTCCCGAGATGGACAAGCTCATGGAATGGCTGCCCGCCCACATGCCGGCGAGCGCGCGCGATGAAGGCCACGTGTCCATCGTGCACGGCGACTACCGGCTGGACAACCTCATGTTCCACCCCACCGAGCCCCGCGTGATCGCCGTGCTCGACTGGGAGCTGTCCACGCTGGGCCACCCGCTGGCCGACTTCAGCTACCACTGCATGAGCTGGCACATCCCCGCCGCCATGGGCCGGGGCATCGCCGGGCAGGACCTGGCGGCCCTGGGCATCCCCGGCGAAGACAGCTACATCCGCCGCTACTGCGAGCGCACCGGCATCGCCACGCCCGAGGCGCTGCGCGCCGACTGGAACTTCTACCTCGCCTACAACATGTTCCGCATCGCCGCCATCCTGCAGGGCATCGCCAAGCGGGTGGAGGCGGGCACCGCCTCCAGCGCGCAGGCCAAGGCCTCGGGCGACACGGCACGGCCGATGGCCGAGCTGGCCTGGTCGTTCGCGCAGCGGGGATGA